Proteins from one Chitinophaga oryzae genomic window:
- a CDS encoding M28 family peptidase, whose product MKRLILSLAAGCMLTTGYSQQIPQKEVARIINTLAADDMQGRQSGTPGSDKAAAFISDEFKKAGLLPLPGEKNYLQRFNYYGLHTTATSITVNGAAKDWPVVAVGASRHVQLHRDTASCTELHVANADELRAALGKRKSMTRNIVVWMAPALSGYIANLEGSISNRMYARESEVPTDTAQWQMILVLEKEPVTAQDTWSVDQTRSVRTQEFTNVAGMIKGTAKPEEYVIYSGHYDHLGILPAEAGDSIANGADDDASGTTAVIMLANYFKKKRPARSLIFVAFTAEEMGGYGSSYFSGQMDPAKVVAMFNIEMIGKESKFGKNSAFITGFERSDFGTILQKNLEGSAFRFHPDPYPEQNLFYRSDNANLAKVGVPAHTISTTQIDKDKFYHTVKDEVSTLDIKNITDIIKAIAVSSGSIVNGTSTPTRITPVSQ is encoded by the coding sequence ATGAAAAGACTGATTTTATCACTTGCTGCGGGGTGCATGCTCACCACCGGTTACAGTCAACAGATACCACAGAAAGAAGTCGCCCGTATCATTAACACGCTGGCTGCTGACGATATGCAGGGCCGGCAGTCCGGTACGCCCGGTTCCGACAAGGCCGCTGCCTTTATCAGCGACGAATTTAAAAAGGCCGGCCTCCTGCCGCTGCCCGGAGAGAAAAACTACCTGCAACGTTTTAACTACTACGGGCTGCATACCACCGCCACCAGCATCACTGTCAATGGCGCCGCCAAAGACTGGCCCGTAGTGGCAGTCGGCGCATCAAGGCATGTACAGCTGCACAGGGACACTGCCAGCTGTACAGAACTGCATGTGGCCAATGCGGATGAATTGCGCGCTGCGCTGGGAAAACGTAAATCGATGACCCGGAACATCGTGGTGTGGATGGCGCCGGCGTTGAGCGGCTATATCGCCAACCTCGAAGGCTCCATCTCCAACCGCATGTACGCCAGAGAATCCGAAGTGCCTACGGATACAGCCCAATGGCAAATGATACTGGTGCTGGAAAAAGAACCGGTGACAGCACAGGACACATGGTCGGTAGACCAGACCCGCAGCGTGCGGACGCAGGAGTTCACCAACGTGGCCGGTATGATCAAAGGCACTGCCAAACCGGAGGAATATGTGATCTATTCCGGTCACTACGATCACCTGGGTATTTTACCTGCCGAAGCCGGCGACAGCATTGCCAATGGCGCTGATGACGATGCATCCGGTACGACTGCTGTCATTATGCTGGCGAATTATTTTAAGAAGAAACGTCCTGCCCGTTCCCTGATTTTTGTGGCCTTCACCGCGGAAGAGATGGGTGGCTACGGCTCCTCTTATTTCTCCGGACAGATGGACCCCGCCAAAGTGGTAGCGATGTTCAACATTGAAATGATCGGTAAGGAATCCAAATTTGGTAAGAACAGCGCGTTTATCACAGGCTTCGAAAGATCTGACTTCGGTACTATTCTGCAGAAGAACCTGGAGGGATCCGCTTTCCGTTTTCACCCCGATCCTTACCCTGAGCAAAACCTGTTCTATCGCTCCGATAACGCCAACCTGGCCAAGGTAGGCGTGCCGGCGCATACGATCTCTACCACGCAAATTGATAAAGACAAGTTTTATCATACCGTGAAAGATGAAGTGTCTACACTGGATATAAAGAACATTACAGACATCATCAAAGCGATCGCTGTTAGTTCCGGCAGTATCGTGAATGGAACGTCAACGCCTACACGTATAACGCCTGTGTCTCAATAG
- a CDS encoding prolipoprotein diacylglyceryl transferase family protein: MFKIISYPVVYPVYVSVGSLHLPLHAITETLGMFIGFRYFLFLRRRQGDRVESSNRIWSIIGATFGALLGSRLLGALENPPGLLHADNLLLYIYQNKTIVGGLLGGLIGVETIKKAVGERQSTGDLFTYPLILAMMIGRIGCFSMGVYEETYGVPTTLPWGMDLGDGLLRHPVALYEIVFLLLLWQLLRMISRRYTLVSGARFQLFMIGYLFFRFMLDFIKPGYRYGFGLGSIQLACLAGLIYYAPVIISPSRLIEKQYA, from the coding sequence GTGTTTAAAATAATCAGTTACCCCGTGGTGTATCCTGTCTATGTGTCTGTTGGTTCCCTTCATCTTCCGTTGCACGCGATAACGGAGACGTTAGGGATGTTTATCGGTTTCCGCTATTTCCTTTTCCTGCGCCGGCGCCAGGGCGACCGGGTAGAGAGCAGTAACCGCATCTGGTCCATCATCGGGGCTACCTTCGGTGCTCTGCTGGGGAGCCGCCTGCTGGGAGCGCTGGAAAACCCGCCGGGACTGTTGCATGCTGATAACCTGCTGTTATATATCTACCAGAATAAAACTATTGTGGGAGGCCTGCTGGGTGGTCTGATAGGGGTGGAAACCATCAAGAAGGCGGTAGGGGAGCGGCAATCGACCGGCGATCTGTTTACCTACCCGCTGATACTGGCCATGATGATAGGCCGCATCGGCTGTTTCAGTATGGGCGTGTACGAAGAAACCTACGGGGTGCCTACCACATTGCCCTGGGGGATGGACCTGGGAGATGGCCTGCTGCGGCACCCGGTAGCGCTGTACGAAATTGTTTTCCTGTTGCTGCTATGGCAGCTGCTACGCATGATAAGCCGCCGTTATACACTGGTCAGCGGCGCCCGCTTTCAACTATTCATGATCGGGTACCTGTTCTTCCGTTTTATGCTGGATTTTATCAAGCCCGGCTACCGGTATGGCTTTGGCCTGGGCTCCATACAACTGGCCTGCCTGGCCGGACTGATTTATTATGCACCTGTTATTATTTCCCCATCACGATTAATTGAGAAACAATATGCCTGA
- a CDS encoding radical SAM protein, giving the protein MPEKNYTYYDFTVSICSTCLRRVDAKVIFEDNKVFMVKTCPSHGREKVLIATDIDYYKNTRNYNKPSEAPLKTNTRTHYGCPYDCGLCQDHEQHSCLSVIEVTDRCNLTCPTCYAMSSPHYGRHRTLEEIEQMLDIVVANEGQPDVVQLSGGEPTIHPQFFEILDIAKKKPIRHLMINTNGIRIAKDKEFTARLATYMPDFEVYLQFDSFRPESLERMRGKDLTDTRKQALQNLNEANLSTTLVVTLQRGVNEDEIGSIIEYALQQPCVRGVTFQPVQVAGRTDDFDPATDRITLTEVRQRILEQSPVFNAHDIIPVPCNPDALAMAYALKIDGKVFPLTRFVDPAVLLNNSKNTIVYEQDEKLHQHVLKIFSTGISTDAAACDMQSLLCCLPQVQAPGLDYNNLFRIVIMRFIDAYDFDVRAIKKSCVHIVHKDGRIIPFETMNLFYRDDKEEYLKTLQEERASVQL; this is encoded by the coding sequence ATGCCTGAGAAAAATTACACGTATTACGACTTTACGGTAAGCATCTGTAGCACCTGTCTGCGGCGTGTAGACGCGAAAGTGATCTTTGAGGACAACAAAGTATTTATGGTAAAGACCTGTCCTAGCCATGGCCGGGAAAAAGTGCTCATCGCCACCGACATCGACTATTACAAAAATACCCGCAATTATAATAAACCATCGGAGGCGCCGCTCAAAACCAATACCCGCACGCATTACGGCTGCCCGTATGACTGTGGGCTCTGCCAGGACCATGAGCAACATTCCTGTCTTTCGGTGATTGAAGTCACAGACCGCTGCAACCTTACCTGCCCCACCTGCTATGCCATGTCTTCGCCGCATTACGGCCGTCATCGTACGCTGGAAGAGATAGAGCAGATGCTGGACATCGTGGTGGCCAATGAAGGGCAGCCCGACGTAGTACAGCTCAGTGGTGGTGAACCGACGATCCATCCTCAGTTCTTCGAGATATTGGACATCGCCAAAAAGAAGCCTATCCGCCACCTGATGATCAACACCAACGGCATCCGCATTGCGAAAGACAAGGAATTTACCGCCCGGCTGGCGACGTACATGCCCGATTTTGAGGTATACCTGCAGTTCGACTCTTTCCGGCCGGAATCACTGGAACGTATGCGGGGGAAAGATCTTACGGACACCCGGAAGCAGGCGCTGCAAAATTTGAACGAAGCAAACCTCAGCACCACGCTGGTGGTGACCTTACAACGAGGCGTGAATGAAGATGAGATAGGCAGTATCATTGAGTATGCCCTGCAGCAGCCCTGTGTCAGGGGTGTTACCTTCCAGCCCGTGCAGGTAGCCGGCCGAACAGACGATTTTGATCCGGCCACCGACCGTATAACGTTAACGGAGGTACGTCAACGTATACTGGAACAATCTCCCGTTTTCAATGCCCACGACATCATCCCGGTGCCATGTAACCCGGATGCGCTGGCCATGGCCTATGCACTGAAAATTGACGGCAAAGTGTTTCCGCTTACACGTTTTGTAGATCCGGCAGTGCTGCTGAACAACAGTAAAAACACCATTGTATATGAACAGGACGAAAAGCTGCATCAGCATGTGCTGAAGATATTCAGCACCGGCATTTCCACAGATGCGGCAGCCTGCGATATGCAGTCGCTGTTGTGCTGCCTGCCGCAGGTACAGGCGCCGGGACTGGATTACAATAATCTCTTCCGGATCGTGATCATGCGGTTTATTGACGCCTATGACTTTGATGTGCGGGCTATTAAAAAGTCCTGCGTACACATTGTGCATAAAGACGGCAGGATCATTCCCTTCGAAACCATGAACCTGTTTTACAGGGATGATAAAGAGGAATATCTGAAGACATTACAGGAAGAAAGAGCATCTGTTCAGTTATAA
- the leuS gene encoding leucine--tRNA ligase yields the protein MEYNFRAIEKKWQQQWKESHAYKVSNDSPRPKCYVLDMFPYPSGAGLHVGHPLGYIATDIYSRYKRLKGFNVLHPMGYDAFGLPAEQYALETGQHPAVTTARNIKAFREQLDNIGFCYDWDREVNTSDPSYYKWTQWIFLQLFESWYNRLNAKAEPISTLTAIFEQEGNSRHACPGDRQRTFTAAEWKSYSEKEQREVLMQYRLAFLDYAEVNWCAALGTVLANDEVINGVSERGGFPVVKKKMRQWFLRITEYADRLLTGLETVNFSDAMKEMQRNWIGKSQGAELAFSLKGSDHRIEVYTTRPDTIFGVDFIVIAPEHELVQQITTAGQKAEVEKYLEYVQSRSERERMADVKQITGCFTGAYAINPFNGREIPVWTAEYVLAGYGTGAVMAVPCGDQRDFSFARHFNIPITNIIGDAFNGEEANPTKDATLQNSGFLDGMDMKPAMDVVINKLEEMKIGKRQINFKMRDAGFSRQRYWGEPFPIVFKDGVAYPLEEKDLPLELPHVDQYKPGEEGEGPLANITDWVNVAPGVKRETNTMPGYAGSSWYFLRYMDPHNSTTFADRKATDYWNQVDVYVGGTEHAVGHLLYSRMWTKALYDLGHIGFDEPFKSLINQGMIGGSSRLVYRIRGTHQFVSHGLKDQYETDPLHVDVNIVDGVELDTEAFKKWKSDYAEATFILEDGKYICGVLLEKMSKRLFNTVNPNDLVNKFGADTFRMYEMFLGPVEQSKPWDTKGIEGVHRFLKKLWRLFADENKGLIVTNDAPTPEELKILHKTINKIDGDTNSFSYNTAVSQFMICVNELATLKCHKRAVLEPVLILLTPYAPHFAEELWHLLGNTTSILDAAYPVYDESYTKESTFNYPIAVNGKTRTEMGLPLDADNSALEKEVLASEVVQKWLEGKQPKKVIIVKGRMINVVI from the coding sequence ATGGAATACAATTTCAGGGCAATCGAGAAAAAATGGCAACAGCAATGGAAGGAGTCCCACGCTTATAAAGTAAGCAATGACAGCCCCAGGCCCAAATGTTACGTGCTGGACATGTTCCCCTACCCTTCCGGGGCCGGCCTGCATGTTGGTCACCCGCTGGGTTATATTGCAACAGACATCTACTCCCGCTATAAAAGGCTAAAAGGCTTTAATGTACTGCATCCCATGGGATACGACGCTTTCGGCCTGCCGGCGGAGCAATACGCCCTGGAAACCGGACAGCATCCCGCCGTGACCACCGCCCGGAACATCAAGGCGTTCCGGGAACAGCTGGACAATATCGGCTTTTGTTATGACTGGGACCGCGAGGTTAACACCAGCGACCCATCCTACTATAAATGGACACAGTGGATTTTCCTGCAGCTGTTTGAGAGCTGGTACAACCGCCTCAACGCAAAGGCAGAGCCCATCAGCACCCTGACGGCCATCTTCGAACAGGAAGGCAACAGCCGCCACGCCTGTCCCGGCGACCGTCAGCGTACCTTCACTGCCGCCGAATGGAAAAGCTACTCCGAAAAAGAACAACGGGAAGTACTCATGCAGTACCGCCTCGCCTTCCTCGACTACGCCGAAGTGAACTGGTGCGCTGCCCTGGGCACCGTACTGGCCAACGACGAGGTGATCAACGGTGTGAGTGAACGCGGCGGCTTCCCCGTCGTGAAAAAGAAAATGCGCCAGTGGTTCCTGCGCATCACGGAATATGCCGACCGCCTGCTGACAGGCCTCGAAACGGTTAACTTCAGCGATGCCATGAAAGAAATGCAGCGCAACTGGATCGGCAAAAGCCAGGGGGCCGAACTTGCCTTCTCCCTCAAAGGCTCCGATCACCGCATCGAAGTATATACCACCCGTCCGGACACCATCTTCGGGGTGGACTTCATCGTGATCGCACCGGAACATGAGCTGGTACAACAAATCACCACCGCCGGACAAAAAGCGGAGGTGGAAAAATACCTCGAATACGTACAAAGCCGCTCCGAAAGAGAACGTATGGCAGACGTGAAACAAATCACCGGCTGCTTTACCGGCGCATACGCCATCAACCCGTTCAACGGCCGCGAAATACCGGTATGGACCGCGGAATACGTACTGGCAGGCTATGGCACCGGCGCCGTCATGGCCGTGCCCTGCGGCGACCAGCGTGACTTCAGCTTCGCCCGCCACTTCAACATCCCCATCACCAATATCATCGGGGATGCATTCAACGGCGAAGAAGCCAATCCCACCAAGGACGCCACCCTGCAAAACAGCGGCTTCCTCGATGGCATGGACATGAAACCCGCCATGGACGTGGTGATCAATAAACTGGAAGAGATGAAGATCGGCAAACGCCAGATCAACTTCAAAATGCGCGACGCCGGCTTCAGCCGCCAGCGCTACTGGGGCGAACCCTTCCCGATCGTGTTTAAAGACGGCGTTGCCTACCCCCTGGAAGAAAAAGACCTCCCGCTGGAACTGCCACACGTAGACCAATACAAACCAGGAGAAGAAGGAGAAGGCCCGCTGGCCAATATCACCGACTGGGTAAACGTAGCACCCGGCGTAAAACGCGAAACCAACACCATGCCCGGCTACGCCGGCAGCAGCTGGTACTTCCTCCGCTATATGGACCCGCACAACAGCACCACCTTTGCCGACCGTAAAGCCACGGACTACTGGAACCAGGTGGATGTATATGTAGGCGGTACCGAACATGCCGTAGGCCATCTGCTTTACTCCCGCATGTGGACCAAAGCCCTCTATGACCTGGGCCACATCGGATTCGACGAACCCTTCAAATCCCTGATCAACCAGGGTATGATTGGCGGTAGCTCCCGACTGGTATACCGTATCCGCGGTACCCACCAGTTTGTTTCTCATGGCCTGAAAGACCAGTACGAAACAGATCCGCTGCATGTCGACGTAAACATCGTAGACGGCGTGGAACTGGATACCGAAGCATTCAAAAAATGGAAATCCGACTACGCAGAAGCCACCTTCATCCTGGAAGACGGAAAATATATTTGTGGCGTGCTGTTGGAAAAAATGAGCAAACGCCTCTTCAACACCGTAAACCCGAACGACCTGGTGAATAAATTCGGCGCCGACACCTTCCGCATGTACGAGATGTTCCTCGGACCGGTAGAGCAGTCCAAGCCCTGGGACACCAAAGGTATTGAGGGAGTACACCGTTTCCTCAAGAAACTGTGGCGCCTCTTTGCGGACGAAAACAAAGGGCTCATCGTTACCAACGACGCCCCTACGCCGGAAGAGCTGAAAATATTACACAAAACCATCAACAAGATCGATGGCGACACCAACAGCTTCTCCTATAACACCGCCGTGAGCCAGTTTATGATCTGTGTAAACGAACTCGCCACCCTGAAATGCCACAAACGTGCCGTACTGGAGCCGGTGCTGATATTGCTGACACCTTATGCGCCGCACTTCGCAGAAGAACTGTGGCACCTGCTGGGCAATACCACCAGCATCCTGGATGCCGCTTACCCGGTGTATGACGAAAGCTATACCAAAGAAAGCACCTTCAACTATCCCATCGCGGTAAACGGTAAAACGCGCACGGAAATGGGCCTGCCGCTGGATGCCGACAACAGCGCCCTCGAAAAAGAAGTGCTGGCCAGCGAAGTAGTGCAGAAATGGCTGGAAGGCAAACAACCTAAAAAAGTGATCATCGTGAAAGGCAGAATGATCAACGTGGTTATTTAG
- a CDS encoding DUF3108 domain-containing protein, with protein sequence MRYLLLIFLCFACVTPAHAQNDFCSIRNSSFNVGESITLKVMYNLGKMYVGAGEAVFTVALERFANRDVYHITGDGRTFRAYDWIFKVRDKYETWLDTATMQPLKFLRNVNEGGYKIYNNVVFNQAAHQAVSTNGTFTVPPCVQDVISSIYYARNIDFSRYQEGDKIPFAMFLDDQVYNIYIRYLGKEEVNTRFGKFRAIKFKPLLIKGTIFEGGEKMTVWVSDDANKVPLRVESPISVGNIIVDMVNYSNLRHPFTSLIKQR encoded by the coding sequence CCCCCGCTCATGCGCAAAATGACTTCTGTTCTATCCGTAATTCCAGCTTCAACGTCGGAGAAAGTATCACCCTCAAAGTGATGTATAACCTCGGTAAAATGTATGTGGGGGCCGGAGAGGCCGTTTTTACCGTAGCCCTCGAACGTTTCGCCAACCGCGACGTGTACCACATCACCGGCGATGGCCGCACCTTCCGCGCTTACGACTGGATCTTTAAAGTGCGCGACAAATACGAAACCTGGCTGGACACCGCTACCATGCAGCCACTGAAGTTTCTTCGCAATGTAAATGAAGGCGGCTATAAAATCTATAACAACGTGGTGTTTAACCAGGCGGCCCATCAGGCGGTCAGTACCAACGGCACCTTCACTGTGCCCCCCTGCGTACAGGACGTGATCAGCTCCATCTACTACGCCCGCAATATCGACTTCTCCCGGTACCAGGAGGGAGACAAAATTCCCTTCGCCATGTTCCTGGACGACCAGGTGTATAATATCTATATCCGGTACCTCGGCAAGGAAGAAGTCAACACCCGCTTCGGTAAATTCAGGGCCATTAAGTTCAAACCACTGCTGATCAAAGGCACCATCTTTGAAGGAGGAGAGAAGATGACCGTCTGGGTAAGCGACGACGCCAATAAGGTGCCACTGCGGGTGGAAAGCCCCATCTCCGTAGGCAACATTATTGTAGACATGGTGAACTACAGCAACCTCCGGCACCCCTTCACCTCGTTGATAAAACAACGATAG
- a CDS encoding response regulator transcription factor, protein MEERKPKILLAEDDTNLGMVLKNYLELNDYDVELCRDGILALAAFRREKFDICLLDIMMPNMDGFKLAEEIRDVDPDIPLFFLSAKTMKEDIIQGYKLGADDYISKPFDSELLLLKIKAILKRNQELNSKEEEQHEFQIGSYAFNSRLRTLAHNGDSHTLSPKENELLHMLCEHKNDLLPRELALKKIWGSDTYFNGRSMDVYIAKLRKYLKDDPNIEIVNIHGNGFRLVVKETP, encoded by the coding sequence ATGGAAGAACGTAAACCGAAAATATTACTGGCGGAAGATGATACCAACCTGGGCATGGTACTTAAAAACTACCTCGAACTGAATGACTACGATGTGGAATTATGCCGCGACGGCATCCTGGCACTGGCTGCCTTCCGCCGCGAGAAATTCGATATCTGCCTGCTGGACATTATGATGCCCAATATGGACGGATTTAAACTGGCGGAAGAAATCCGGGACGTAGACCCCGATATTCCCCTGTTTTTCCTCTCTGCCAAAACCATGAAGGAAGATATCATCCAGGGGTATAAACTGGGCGCCGACGACTACATCTCCAAACCGTTCGACAGCGAACTGCTGCTGCTCAAGATCAAAGCCATCCTGAAACGCAACCAGGAACTGAACAGCAAGGAAGAGGAACAACACGAGTTCCAGATCGGCTCCTACGCTTTCAACTCCCGCCTGCGTACCCTTGCGCACAACGGCGACAGCCACACGCTCTCCCCTAAAGAGAACGAACTGCTGCACATGCTCTGCGAACACAAAAACGACCTCCTGCCAAGGGAACTGGCCCTGAAAAAGATATGGGGCAGCGATACCTACTTCAACGGCCGCAGTATGGACGTATATATCGCCAAACTCCGCAAATACCTGAAAGATGATCCGAACATCGAGATCGTGAACATCCATGGTAACGGCTTCCGGCTGGTAGTGAAAGAAACACCGTGA
- a CDS encoding peptidoglycan DD-metalloendopeptidase family protein — protein MLQEVLKQHQSTFQPVITLLHPDEQLLVMDFTANNTTLTRPVLNNIDRFCSYITHTLAESGCRLGIGGYNEHRTIYAVSPHFDAGEEPRRLHLGIDVWGAAETPVSAPLKGHVHSFRFNDDFGDYGATIILQHQLDGYTFHTLYGHLSISNLQGLYEKMPIAAGQQFAWFGTPSENGGWPPHLHFQVIIDMMHYRGDYPGVCRYSERDKYLQNCPDPDLILQLNRNTRG, from the coding sequence ATGTTACAGGAGGTCCTCAAACAACACCAATCCACCTTCCAACCGGTGATCACGCTGCTTCATCCTGACGAACAGCTGCTGGTCATGGATTTTACCGCCAACAATACGACCCTTACCAGGCCTGTCCTGAATAATATAGACCGGTTTTGTTCCTATATCACCCATACCCTTGCCGAAAGCGGCTGCCGGCTCGGTATAGGAGGGTATAACGAGCACCGTACCATCTATGCAGTGAGCCCTCATTTCGATGCCGGCGAAGAGCCGCGGCGGCTCCACCTGGGCATTGATGTATGGGGTGCCGCAGAAACGCCGGTATCCGCCCCGCTCAAAGGCCATGTGCATAGCTTCCGCTTCAACGACGATTTCGGGGATTACGGCGCCACTATTATCCTTCAGCATCAATTGGACGGCTATACGTTCCATACCTTATACGGTCATCTCAGTATCTCCAACCTGCAGGGACTTTATGAGAAGATGCCCATTGCCGCCGGGCAGCAGTTCGCCTGGTTCGGAACGCCTTCCGAAAACGGCGGCTGGCCGCCACACCTGCATTTCCAGGTGATCATAGACATGATGCATTACCGCGGCGACTATCCCGGCGTATGCCGCTACAGCGAGCGTGACAAATACCTGCAGAACTGCCCCGATCCGGACCTTATCCTGCAATTGAACCGGAATACCCGCGGATAA
- a CDS encoding endonuclease/exonuclease/phosphatase family protein, whose product MRNIWLTGLLCLLMGAAMAQTPLQVMTFNIRLNTKSDSLNAWPYRKEKVASEVLFHQANTLGVQEALFDQMEDLRRLLPGYKSIGGGREDGKDKGEFSAIFYDTSRLQLLKTATFWLSETPDVPGSKGWDAAITRIVTWGKFRDKQTKKIFYHFNTHFDHMGKVARRESARFLLEQVHKIAGSTPAIITGDFNATPDDEPIQVVMNTGNPLHFTDSKSISATPHYGPTGTFNGWHAAEVDDQPIDYIFLKGKFKVLQHASISQTWGGRFASDHFAVLARVVLTEKAK is encoded by the coding sequence ATGAGAAACATATGGCTGACAGGCTTATTATGCCTGCTCATGGGCGCAGCGATGGCACAGACACCGCTGCAGGTGATGACCTTCAACATCCGGCTGAACACCAAAAGCGACAGTCTGAATGCATGGCCCTACCGGAAAGAGAAAGTAGCATCGGAAGTATTGTTTCATCAGGCGAATACGCTGGGTGTACAGGAAGCGCTGTTTGATCAGATGGAAGACCTGCGCCGTTTACTACCCGGGTACAAATCTATCGGTGGCGGCCGGGAAGACGGGAAAGATAAAGGAGAGTTCTCTGCCATCTTCTACGATACCAGCCGGCTGCAGTTACTCAAAACAGCGACCTTCTGGTTATCAGAAACGCCGGACGTTCCCGGCAGCAAAGGTTGGGACGCTGCCATCACCCGTATTGTAACATGGGGGAAGTTCAGGGATAAACAAACCAAAAAGATATTCTATCATTTCAACACCCACTTTGATCATATGGGTAAAGTGGCACGCCGGGAAAGCGCCCGTTTCCTGTTGGAGCAGGTACATAAAATTGCCGGCAGCACGCCGGCCATCATCACCGGCGATTTCAACGCCACACCCGATGATGAGCCGATACAGGTAGTGATGAATACCGGCAACCCGCTGCATTTCACCGATAGCAAAAGCATTAGCGCCACGCCACATTACGGTCCTACCGGGACTTTCAACGGGTGGCATGCTGCTGAAGTGGATGATCAGCCGATCGATTATATTTTTCTGAAAGGGAAATTTAAAGTACTGCAACACGCTTCCATATCGCAGACGTGGGGCGGCCGCTTTGCATCCGATCACTTCGCCGTGTTGGCACGGGTAGTGCTCACAGAAAAGGCAAAGTGA
- the ruvB gene encoding Holliday junction branch migration DNA helicase RuvB, which yields MVSIMSNPHLRPEETKLSAAEKEFENSIRPREIMDFSGQEQIIENLKIFIKAAKMRGEALDHVLFHGPPGLGKTTLSRIVANELGVNIRETSGPVIEKPGDLAGLLTNLEDKDVLFIDEIHRLSTVVEEYLYSAMEDYRIDIMIDSGPNARSIQINLHPFTLIGATTRSGLLTAPLLSRFGIKSRMEYYNAATLQKIIWRAAGLLGTKITSDAAAEIARRSRGTPRIANGLLRRVRDFAMVIGNGVIDLEIAQLSLKALNVDEYGLDEMDNRILQVIIENFKGGPVGITTIATAVGEEAGTLEEVYEPFLIQEGFIKRTPRGREVTEKAYVHLGKTPFRGGSNLLF from the coding sequence TTGGTCAGTATTATGTCCAATCCGCATTTAAGACCAGAAGAAACTAAGCTCAGCGCCGCTGAGAAAGAGTTTGAGAACAGTATCCGGCCCCGGGAAATCATGGATTTTTCGGGACAGGAGCAGATCATCGAAAACCTGAAGATATTTATCAAAGCCGCCAAGATGCGGGGGGAAGCGCTGGACCACGTATTGTTCCACGGTCCTCCGGGCCTGGGCAAAACCACGCTGTCACGCATTGTGGCCAATGAGCTGGGGGTAAATATCCGGGAGACTTCCGGACCTGTGATCGAGAAGCCCGGCGATCTGGCGGGGCTACTGACCAACCTGGAAGACAAGGACGTGCTGTTCATCGACGAGATACACCGCCTGAGCACCGTGGTGGAGGAATACCTGTATTCCGCCATGGAAGATTACCGTATAGATATAATGATTGACAGCGGGCCCAATGCCCGCTCCATACAGATCAACCTGCATCCTTTCACGCTGATCGGGGCCACTACCCGTTCGGGGCTGCTGACCGCTCCCCTGTTGTCCCGTTTCGGCATCAAGTCGAGGATGGAATACTACAATGCCGCCACACTGCAGAAAATCATCTGGCGTGCGGCCGGGCTGCTGGGCACCAAGATCACTTCAGACGCGGCCGCAGAGATTGCCCGCCGTTCCCGGGGCACCCCGCGTATTGCCAACGGCCTGTTGCGCCGGGTGCGCGACTTTGCCATGGTGATCGGCAACGGTGTCATCGACCTCGAGATAGCGCAGCTGAGCCTCAAGGCCCTCAACGTGGATGAATACGGCCTCGATGAGATGGACAACCGCATTCTGCAGGTGATCATCGAAAACTTTAAAGGCGGACCGGTAGGCATCACCACCATTGCCACCGCAGTGGGGGAAGAAGCCGGTACCCTGGAAGAGGTGTATGAGCCGTTCCTGATCCAGGAAGGTTTTATCAAACGCACGCCCCGCGGCCGCGAGGTAACGGAAAAAGCCTATGTGCACCTGGGGAAAACGCCGTTCCGTGGAGGTTCCAACCTACTATTTTAA